In the Nicotiana tabacum cultivar K326 chromosome 16, ASM71507v2, whole genome shotgun sequence genome, one interval contains:
- the LOC107821666 gene encoding 1-aminocyclopropane-1-carboxylate oxidase homolog 4, which translates to MTSSFYSLSSSHLQFLPLSLSLSTLPFRYSSIPTQKLHFCRKKLVTQMSNPTLNPNPNSDRLKELKEFDESKIGVKGLVDKGLTAIPSFFIHPLEPPNPEPKTRPGYKHSIPVVDFSAPRSTLVDQIHQASTTLGFFQIINHSVPVEAINRIVGSIKTFNEHPDKVKMKYYSRDMSRGVGYSTNFDLYNSKAASWRDTLQMRLGPTPPDWEHVPEVCRDAAIQWDKEVVKIGEELMGLLCEGLGVKEDRLKELSCLDARIMAAHYYPYCPQPELTKGLTPHTDPGVLTVLVQNEVTGLQVKFGDDWVDLEPIPGAIIINIGDILQIISNDEYKSVEHRVLANPFQEPRVSVAVFFNPSQRENSFGPLPELISDEKPAVYREFVFMDYMRRFFSKELDGKTLTNYYRVSNQI; encoded by the exons ATGACGTCGTCATTCTACTCTCTGTCTTCTTCTCACCTGCAATTTCTTCCCTTATCTCTTTCCCTCTCCACTCTTCCCTTTCGCTATTCTTCAATCCCAACCCAAAAACTCCATTTCTGCAGAAAAAAACTTGTCACACAAATGTCAAACCCGACCCTGAACCCGAACCCAAACTCCGATCGTTTAAAAGAACTGAAAGAATTCGACGAGTCAAAAATCGGAGTCAAAGGTCTGGTAGATAAGGGCCTTACTGCTATACCCAGTTTCTTCATCCACCCACTAGAACCACCAAACCCGGAACCCAAAACCCGACCCGGTTACAAACACTCCATTCCCGTCGTTGACTTCTCTGCCCCTCGGTCCACCCTCGTTGACCAAATTCACCAAGCTTCGACGACCCTCGGATTCTTCCAGATTATCAATCACTCAGTCCCCGTAGAAGCCATAAACAGAATTGTGGGGTCCATAAAAACATTCAACGAACATCCCGATAAAGTAAAAATGAAGTATTACAGTAGGGACATGTCACGTGGAGTAGGGTACTCCACGAACTTCGATTTGTACAACTCGAAAGCTGCCAGCTGGAGAGACACATTGCAGATGAG GTTGGGTCCCACACCACCGGATTGGGAGCATGTGCCGGAGGTGTGTAGGGATGCGGCAATTCAGTGGGATAAAGAAGTGGTGAAAATAGGGGAAGAGTTGATGGGTTTGTTGTGTGAAGGGTTAGGTGTGAAGGAGGATAGATTGAAGGAGTTATCTTGTTTGGATGCGAGGATTATGGCTGCTCATTATTATCCGTACTGTCCTCAGCCGGAGTTAACGAAAGGGTTGACGCCGCATACAGATCCTGGTGTGTTGACGGTGTTGGTGCAAAATGAGGTGACTGGCTTGCAAGTTAAGTTTGGAGACGATTGGGTGGATTTGGAGCCCATTCCGGGGGCGATTATTATTAATATTGGTGATATCCTTCAG ATAATATCGAATGACGAATACAAAAGTGTGGAGCACAGAGTTCTGGCTAACCCTTTTCAAGAACCACGCGTATCAGTTGCTGTCTTCTTTAACCCAAGCCAAAGAGAGAACTCATTTGGACCTCTACCTGAACTAATATCAGATGAAAAACCAGCAGTTTATCGGGAATTCGTGTTCATGGACTATATGAGAAGATTCTTTTCAAAGGAGTTGGATGGGAAGACTTTGACAAATTACTACAgggtttcaaatcaaatataa